TGCACGCCGGCCCCGCCGGCCACCGAAAGCTCGGCCACGACCCCCACCGCGGGGCAGGCCACCGCGGCCAACACCGTAATTTCTCGACTCCCCCGCTACTGACAGGGAAGCATTAATCATGGGTTTTCCCATCGGTTGGACACAATAGCCCATTCCCCGACCAGTCATAGGTCCCATTCCTCGAGGTCCACTACCGTCAAATCCAGGCATATGATCACCTCCTTCAGCCACTTTGGTTACTACTGTCTTTCCAATCAATCGTGGAGATGGAGGCCTCAGTTTCTGCCACCACGGCCCATGCCGCCCCCCCTGCCGCCACCACACCCACGGCCACGACCACCACCCGGGCCTGGGCCAACAACAGGACCCCCAGATACTGCCATACCTGCGTGTGATTCAACATTCGGAGCAGCGCTCCCTGGCAATGTTCCCTGTTGAAAACGGTCAACCGCCTGCCG
The sequence above is a segment of the Candidatus Anaeroferrophillus wilburensis genome. Coding sequences within it:
- a CDS encoding DUF5320 domain-containing protein, which encodes MPGFDGSGPRGMGPMTGRGMGYCVQPMGKPMINASLSVAGESRNYGVGRGGLPRGGGRGRAFGGRRGRRAWHHCW